A window of the bacterium genome harbors these coding sequences:
- a CDS encoding BrnT family toxin, which translates to MKISQILWDEGSIYHIVKHNISPREVEEAIFEGKPLILKSKEKRYIVLSRILAGRYLTIVCAFKMKGRVKVITVRDMDEKERKYYQRGGK; encoded by the coding sequence ATGAAAATAAGCCAGATACTCTGGGATGAAGGCTCTATCTATCATATTGTAAAACATAATATTTCTCCCAGAGAGGTTGAGGAGGCGATTTTTGAAGGTAAGCCCCTTATATTAAAAAGCAAGGAGAAAAGATATATTGTATTATCCAGAATATTAGCTGGAAGATATTTGACTATTGTTTGTGCCTTTAAAATGAAAGGGAGGGTTAAGGTGATAACCGTAAGGGATATGGATGAAAAAGAAAG